A genomic segment from Triticum dicoccoides isolate Atlit2015 ecotype Zavitan chromosome 1A, WEW_v2.0, whole genome shotgun sequence encodes:
- the LOC119319685 gene encoding uncharacterized protein LOC119319685 has translation MAARGSAPQPSPAEIQQRSTSSTTSTSQPPPTRRPTQRVALCTLPPHSLRRRRWAELGRDPSLLSTARAFNAKKCSCRPAFLPCLRTHLPPPAGRRRPTFVLRSGALLVCCCPTTSSVACVPRHQEPPPKSMVTPLHSGLALGPVTLPIRRLGAVDSPAIPLWRASASSTSIASHPCSLVPALHRLEQTKKEKTLMQWFRCREISVQKREVR, from the exons ATGGCCGCGCGCGGCTCAGCGCCACAACCGTCGCCGGCGGAGATCCAGCAGAGGTCCACCAGCTCCACGACCTCCACCTCCCAACCCCCGCCTACCCGCCGCCCCACCCAGCGCGTCGCCCTCTGCACTCTGCCACCACATTCCCTGCGCCGCCGCCGGTGGGCAGAGCTTGGACGGGATCCGAGCCTTCTTTCGACCGCACGCGCCTTCAACGCCAAAAAATGTAGTTGTCGTCCCGCCTTCCTACCCTGTCTGCGGACCCACCTTCCTCCTCCGGCCGGGCGTCGGCGCCCCACCTTCGTCCTCCGGTCGGGCGCACTGCTCGTCTGTTGCTGCCCCACAACTTCCTCCGTCGCCTGCGTCCCCCGCCACCAGGAGccacctcccaaatccatggtgacACCCCTCCACTCCGGCCTCGCTCTTGGGCCTGTGACCCTGCCTATCCGCCGCTTAGGCGCAGTTGACTCCCCAGCCATCCCGCTTTGGCGAGCCAGCGCCTCATCGACCTCAATCGCCTCCCACCCTTGCTCCCTAGTTCCCGCGCTGCACAGGCTAGAGCAGACGAAGAAG GAGAAGACGTTGATGCAATGGTTCAGATGCAGAGAAATCTCAGTACAGAAAAGAGAAGTGCGTTGA